The nucleotide window CGGCCGAGACCGCACCGCTCAGGTCGGCGCCCTCGAGAACCCGGATCGCAGGCTTCCCGTCGGCTTCGAGCCAGGTGTTGATGACTTCGACCAAGCGGCTCCGGAACCGTTCTGCCCGGAACACGCCGCCGTTGAACAGGATCGCCTTCGGGTGGCTGAAATCGCGCTCCCCGCCGCCCTGGCTCCTGAGGAATTTCGCCAGGTGCCGGGTGATCGCCGGGTCGGCCGCGTAGGCGAGGTGCAGCTCCTTGAAGCCGCTCGCCGGCTCTTCGTGCGGTTCTTCGTCCATCTTGCAGAACGGGAAGAAGCCGTCGACGAGGATGTTCTCGATCTCGTCGCGGTCGAGCGAGGTCTTGAGCGAGCCGCCCACGACGCTGCTGCCGCGGCCGGAGATGACGATCGGCTCGCTCTTGGCCCCGGGGTTGTTGAGCAGGTTCTCTTTCGCCTTGCGGCAGGCGTGGCTCAGGGCCATCGTTTGCCAGGTGTCGACTTTCTTCTTCGCGGCTTCGAGTTTCTGACGGGCCTGGAACGCCAGCGTCAGGTCCATGTTGTCGCCGCCGAGCAGGATGTGGTTTCCGACCGCGACGCGCTCGAGCTGCAGGTCGCCGTCCTTCTCGCTGACCTCGATGAGACTGAAGTCGGTGGTGCCGCCGCCCACGTCGACGACGAGCACGACATCGCCCTTCTTCACCTGCTCGCGCCAGGGCGCCTTGGTCTGGGAAATCCAGGCGTAGAAGGCGGCCTGCGGCTCTTCGAGCAGGGTCACTTCGGCGAGGCCGGCCTGTTTCGCCGCTTCGACGGTCAGGTCGCGCGCGGCGGCGTCGAACGAGGCGGGGATCGTCACGATCAGCTGCTGGTCTTCGAGTTTCGCCTTCGCGTTCTTCGCGTTCCAGGCATACCGCAGGTGCGTCAGAAACTCGCTCTGGGCCTCGAGCGGAGAGATTTTCTTCGCGCCCGCCGGGGCGTTCCATGGCAGGATCGCCTCTTTCCGGTCGATCCGCGGGTTGCACAGCCACGACTTGGCCGACGAGATCAGCCGGGCAGGCACTTCGGCGCCGCGTTCGCGGGCATACTCGCCGACGATGAACGGGCACTCGCGCTTCCAGGGCAGGGCCTGCTTCTCCTGGAGACGCTCGAACAGGAACGAAGGCAGCGACTCGCGCTCCTCGACCGCCCCTTGGGCGAATTCCTGCAGGATCGGGAACGTGCAGACATCCGGCTTGTCCGATTCGGAATCGGTCGTCGGGGCGTGCGCGATGACGATGTTGGTCGTGCCGAGATCGACACCTACGATGTTCTTAGCCTGGCTCACGCGGCTGCCTCCTCAGGAGATCTCGACTTCGGCCGGAGCGATCACGTCGCCGGTCCAGCCGGACACCAGCGAAGGAAGCTTGCACTCCTTCATCCTCCAGCCCCGATGCACGAGAACGCCGCTGTATGGGCCGGCGGGCGCGACGTTGCCGGTCAGCTTGATCGCGTTCGGGTCGACCTTCTCGCCCAGGCTCACCGTTTCCCCTTCGGGATCGTTCAGGACGTGCTCGATGATG belongs to Candidatus Ozemobacteraceae bacterium and includes:
- a CDS encoding Hsp70 family protein gives rise to the protein MSQAKNIVGVDLGTTNIVIAHAPTTDSESDKPDVCTFPILQEFAQGAVEERESLPSFLFERLQEKQALPWKRECPFIVGEYARERGAEVPARLISSAKSWLCNPRIDRKEAILPWNAPAGAKKISPLEAQSEFLTHLRYAWNAKNAKAKLEDQQLIVTIPASFDAAARDLTVEAAKQAGLAEVTLLEEPQAAFYAWISQTKAPWREQVKKGDVVLVVDVGGGTTDFSLIEVSEKDGDLQLERVAVGNHILLGGDNMDLTLAFQARQKLEAAKKKVDTWQTMALSHACRKAKENLLNNPGAKSEPIVISGRGSSVVGGSLKTSLDRDEIENILVDGFFPFCKMDEEPHEEPASGFKELHLAYAADPAITRHLAKFLRSQGGGERDFSHPKAILFNGGVFRAERFRSRLVEVINTWLEADGKPAIRVLEGADLSGAVSAGAVAFGLARQGKGIRIRGGVSQAYYLGVETALPAVPGYKPPLKGLCVASQGMEEGATAEIPGRTFGLVVGKPVEFKFFKSNCRREDQVGQLHEEMPPEIEETSSLRAELPVRDGMAPGTLVDVTLQVAVTEIGTLEVWCREKSGDHKWKLEFNVRDAIK